A stretch of the Streptomyces sp. NBC_01428 genome encodes the following:
- a CDS encoding citrate synthase 2, protein MSDFVPGLEGVVAFETEIAEPDKEGGALRYRGVDIEDLVGHVSFGNVWGLLVDGAFNPGLPPAEPFPIPVHSGDIRVDVQSALAMLAPVWGLKPLLDIDERQAREDLARAAVMALSYVAQSARGQGHAMVPQSEIDKAQSVVERFMIRWRGEPDPKHVAAVDAYWTSAAEHGMNASTFTARVIASTGADVAAALSGAVGAMSGPLHGGAPSRVLGMIEEIERTGDAEAYVRQALDKGERLMGFGHRVYRAEDPRARVLRRTARELGAPRFEVAEALEKAALAELHARRPDRVLATNVEFWAAIVLDFAEVPAHMFTSMFTCARTAGWSAHILEQKRTGRLVRPSATYVGPGTRGPQEIEGYGDIAR, encoded by the coding sequence ATGTCCGACTTCGTACCCGGACTCGAAGGAGTCGTCGCGTTCGAGACGGAGATCGCCGAACCGGACAAGGAGGGCGGCGCACTCCGGTACCGGGGCGTCGACATCGAGGACCTGGTCGGCCACGTCTCCTTCGGGAACGTGTGGGGGCTCCTCGTCGACGGGGCCTTCAACCCCGGCCTGCCGCCCGCCGAGCCGTTCCCGATCCCCGTCCACTCCGGCGACATCCGTGTCGACGTGCAGTCCGCGCTCGCCATGCTCGCGCCCGTCTGGGGCCTCAAACCGCTCCTCGACATCGACGAGCGGCAGGCCCGCGAGGACCTCGCGCGCGCCGCCGTGATGGCGCTGTCCTACGTCGCCCAGTCCGCCCGCGGGCAGGGCCACGCGATGGTTCCGCAGAGCGAGATCGACAAGGCGCAGTCCGTCGTCGAGCGGTTCATGATCCGCTGGCGCGGCGAGCCCGACCCGAAGCACGTCGCCGCGGTCGACGCGTACTGGACGTCGGCCGCCGAGCACGGCATGAACGCGTCGACGTTCACCGCGCGGGTGATCGCCTCGACGGGCGCGGACGTGGCGGCGGCGCTGTCCGGTGCGGTGGGGGCCATGTCGGGTCCGCTGCACGGCGGCGCGCCCTCCCGGGTCCTCGGCATGATCGAGGAGATCGAGCGCACCGGTGACGCCGAGGCCTACGTCCGCCAGGCCCTCGACAAGGGCGAGCGTCTGATGGGCTTCGGGCACCGCGTGTACCGGGCGGAGGACCCGCGGGCCCGCGTCCTGCGCCGGACGGCCCGTGAGCTGGGCGCGCCCCGTTTCGAGGTGGCCGAGGCGCTGGAGAAGGCCGCCCTGGCCGAGCTGCACGCCCGCCGCCCGGACCGGGTCCTGGCGACGAACGTGGAGTTCTGGGCGGCCATCGTCCTGGACTTCGCGGAGGTCCCGGCGCACATGTTCACGTCGATGTTCACGTGCGCCCGTACCGCGGGCTGGTCGGCGCACATCCTGGAGCAGAAGCGCACCGGCCGCCTGGTGCGGCCCTCCGCCACCTACGTGGGCCCCGGCACGCGCGGCCCGCAGGAGATCGAGGGCTACGGGGACATCGCCCGCTGA
- a CDS encoding TetR/AcrR family transcriptional regulator, whose amino-acid sequence MGGVSAAEPAARVPHEPKQDRSRATRQRLLAAAVACLAEYGWAGSTVSVVAERAGVSRGAAQHHFPTREDLFTAAVEYVAEERSTALRALFPEGAADRRAVVAALVGLYTGPLFRAALHLWVAASDEEQLRARVTELEARVGRESHRIAVDLLGADESRPGVRETVQGLLDMARGLGLANLLTDDGARRERVVAQWGVIVDEALG is encoded by the coding sequence ATGGGTGGTGTGAGCGCGGCGGAGCCCGCGGCTCGGGTGCCGCACGAGCCGAAGCAGGACCGCAGCCGGGCGACCCGGCAGCGGCTGCTGGCCGCCGCGGTGGCGTGTCTGGCCGAGTACGGCTGGGCGGGTTCCACGGTGTCCGTCGTCGCGGAGCGGGCCGGTGTGTCGCGGGGGGCGGCGCAGCATCACTTCCCGACGCGGGAGGACCTGTTCACGGCGGCGGTGGAGTATGTCGCGGAGGAGCGGTCGACGGCGTTGCGCGCCCTGTTCCCGGAGGGCGCGGCCGACCGGCGGGCCGTGGTCGCGGCGCTGGTCGGTCTCTATACGGGGCCGTTGTTCCGGGCGGCGCTGCATCTGTGGGTGGCGGCGTCCGACGAGGAGCAGTTGCGGGCGCGGGTCACCGAGCTGGAGGCCCGGGTCGGCCGGGAGAGTCACCGGATCGCGGTGGATCTGCTGGGCGCGGACGAGTCGCGGCCGGGGGTGCGGGAGACGGTGCAGGGTCTGCTGGACATGGCGCGGGGTCTGGGCCTGGCGAACCTGCTCACGGACGACGGGGCGCGCCGGGAGCGGGTGGTGGCGCAGTGGGGCGTGATCGTGGACGAGGCCCTGGGCTGA
- the pdxH gene encoding pyridoxamine 5'-phosphate oxidase codes for MRAHYRAEGLDESDLAPHPMEQFARWFRQAAQAALRGFVHEPNAMVVSTADADGRPSSRTVLLKQYDEHGFVFYTNYGSRKARELAENPYISLLFPWHPLARQVIVTGTARRTGRDETAAYFRTRPHGSQLGAWASTQSTVIDSRSELDSTYEELSARYPEGEQVPVPPHWGGFRIAPQSVEFWQGRENRLHDRLRYVAETDGSWRRERLSP; via the coding sequence ATGCGCGCCCACTACCGCGCCGAGGGCCTCGACGAGAGCGACCTCGCCCCGCACCCCATGGAGCAGTTCGCCCGCTGGTTCCGGCAGGCCGCCCAGGCGGCCCTGCGCGGCTTCGTCCACGAACCCAACGCGATGGTCGTCTCCACCGCCGACGCCGACGGCCGCCCCAGCTCCCGCACCGTCCTGCTCAAGCAGTACGACGAACACGGCTTCGTCTTCTACACCAACTACGGCTCCCGCAAGGCCCGCGAACTGGCCGAGAACCCGTACATCTCGCTGCTGTTCCCCTGGCACCCGCTCGCCCGGCAGGTCATCGTCACCGGAACGGCCCGCCGCACCGGACGCGACGAGACCGCCGCCTACTTCCGCACCCGCCCGCACGGCTCCCAGCTCGGCGCCTGGGCCAGCACCCAGTCCACCGTCATCGACTCGCGCAGCGAACTCGACTCCACCTACGAGGAGTTGAGCGCCCGCTACCCCGAGGGCGAACAGGTGCCGGTGCCGCCGCACTGGGGCGGATTCCGGATCGCGCCGCAGAGCGTGGAGTTCTGGCAGGGCCGCGAGAACCGCCTCCACGACCGGCTCCGCTACGTCGCCGAGACCGACGGCAGCTGGCGCCGCGAACGCCTCAGCCCCTGA
- a CDS encoding 4-coumarate--CoA ligase family protein — MFRSEYADVPAVEEPIHEAVLGRAGEWGEVPALVDGVDGTTLTYGQLDLFHRRLAAALVEAGLRKGDVLALHSPNTIAFPTVFYGATRAGASVTTVHPLATPEEFAKQLRDCSARWVVTVSPLLEVARRAAELAGGVREIFVCDRAPGVRSLAELLGGSAPEPEVVIDAAVDVAALPYSSGTTGVPKGVMLTHRSIGTNLAQLSPLIPMEAGERVLAVLPFFHIYGLTALMNAPLRQGATVVVLPRFELDQFLRAIQEHRITALYVAPPIVLALAKHPAVAEYDLSSLRYIICSAAPLDAGLAAACSARLGLPPVGQAYGMTELSPGTHVVPLDAVDPPAGTVGKLIAGTEMRIVSLEEPGRDLGVGEAGEIVIRGPQVMKGYLGRPDATAAMIDADGWLHTGDVGHVDADGWLFVVDRVKELIKYKGFQVAPAELEALLLTHPGIADAAVVGAYNEDHNEVPHAFVVRQPSAPDLSEGEVMMYVAERVAPYKRVRRVTFLDGVPRAASGKILRRELRGRS; from the coding sequence GTGTTCCGCAGCGAGTACGCAGATGTTCCGGCGGTCGAGGAGCCGATCCACGAGGCGGTGCTCGGTCGTGCCGGTGAGTGGGGTGAGGTGCCGGCGCTGGTCGACGGTGTGGACGGCACGACGCTCACGTACGGGCAACTCGACCTGTTCCATCGTCGGTTGGCGGCCGCTCTGGTGGAGGCGGGGCTGCGCAAGGGGGATGTGCTGGCGTTGCACAGTCCGAACACGATCGCGTTCCCGACGGTGTTCTACGGGGCGACGCGGGCGGGCGCGTCGGTGACGACGGTGCATCCGCTGGCGACGCCGGAGGAGTTCGCGAAGCAGTTGCGGGACTGTTCGGCGCGGTGGGTGGTGACGGTGTCGCCGTTGCTGGAGGTGGCGCGGCGGGCGGCCGAACTGGCGGGCGGGGTGCGGGAGATCTTCGTGTGCGACCGGGCGCCGGGGGTGCGTTCGCTGGCGGAGCTGCTGGGTGGTTCGGCGCCGGAGCCGGAGGTGGTCATCGACGCGGCGGTGGACGTGGCGGCGTTGCCGTACTCGTCGGGGACGACGGGGGTGCCGAAGGGGGTGATGCTCACGCACCGTTCGATCGGGACGAATCTGGCGCAGTTGTCGCCGCTGATCCCGATGGAGGCGGGGGAGCGGGTGCTGGCGGTGCTGCCGTTCTTCCACATCTATGGTCTGACGGCGTTGATGAACGCGCCTTTGCGGCAGGGCGCGACGGTGGTGGTGCTGCCGCGGTTCGAGCTGGACCAGTTCCTGCGGGCGATCCAGGAGCATCGGATCACGGCGTTGTACGTGGCGCCGCCGATCGTGCTGGCGCTGGCGAAGCATCCGGCGGTCGCGGAGTACGACCTGTCGTCGTTGCGGTACATCATCTGTTCGGCGGCTCCGCTGGACGCGGGTCTGGCGGCGGCGTGTTCGGCGCGGCTGGGGCTGCCGCCGGTGGGTCAGGCGTACGGGATGACGGAGTTGTCGCCGGGGACGCATGTCGTTCCGCTGGACGCGGTGGATCCTCCGGCGGGGACGGTGGGGAAGCTGATCGCGGGTACGGAGATGCGGATCGTGTCGCTGGAGGAGCCGGGCCGGGATCTGGGGGTCGGTGAGGCGGGGGAGATCGTGATCCGGGGTCCGCAGGTGATGAAGGGCTATCTGGGGCGGCCGGACGCGACGGCGGCGATGATCGACGCGGACGGCTGGCTGCACACCGGGGATGTCGGTCATGTGGACGCGGACGGCTGGCTGTTCGTGGTGGACCGGGTGAAGGAACTGATCAAGTACAAGGGCTTCCAGGTCGCTCCGGCGGAGCTGGAGGCACTGCTGCTGACGCATCCGGGGATAGCGGACGCGGCGGTGGTGGGGGCCTACAACGAGGACCACAACGAGGTGCCGCACGCGTTCGTGGTGCGGCAGCCGTCGGCGCCGGACCTGTCGGAGGGCGAGGTGATGATGTACGTCGCGGAGCGGGTGGCGCCGTACAAGCGGGTGCGGCGGGTGACGTTCCTCGACGGGGTGCCGCGGGCGGCGTCGGGGAAGATCCTGCGCCGTGAGCTGCGGGGGCGGTCGTGA
- a CDS encoding enoyl-CoA hydratase family protein: protein MTVVVVGYERAVATLTLDAPANRNALSAVLVGELAGALVACEKDDAVRAVVLTHTGNTFCAGADLRDPPDPDALVGLLRRIVALRKPVVARVAGHVRAGGLGLLGACDLAVAGGAATFAFTEVRIGVAPAVISLPLLPRCDPRVLARYYLTGERFDGAEAVRAGLLTAAGDEVDAVLAPLLDGLRRSSPQGLAETKALLTAKVLEAFDRDAADLTALSARLFSSAEAREGMSAFLERRDPAWVV, encoded by the coding sequence GTGACGGTGGTCGTGGTGGGGTACGAGCGTGCGGTGGCGACGCTGACGCTGGACGCGCCGGCGAACCGGAACGCGCTGTCGGCGGTGCTGGTGGGTGAGCTGGCCGGGGCGCTGGTGGCGTGCGAGAAGGACGACGCGGTGCGCGCGGTGGTGCTGACGCACACCGGGAACACGTTCTGTGCGGGCGCCGATCTGCGGGACCCGCCGGATCCGGACGCCCTGGTGGGGCTGCTGCGGCGGATCGTGGCGCTGCGCAAGCCGGTGGTGGCGCGGGTGGCGGGTCATGTGCGGGCGGGTGGTCTGGGGCTGCTCGGTGCGTGTGATCTGGCGGTGGCGGGCGGGGCGGCGACGTTCGCGTTCACGGAAGTGCGGATCGGGGTCGCCCCGGCGGTCATCTCGTTGCCGCTGCTGCCGCGCTGCGATCCGCGGGTGCTGGCCCGCTACTACCTGACGGGGGAGCGGTTCGACGGGGCGGAGGCGGTCCGTGCGGGGCTGCTGACGGCGGCCGGTGACGAGGTGGACGCCGTGCTGGCGCCGCTGCTGGACGGGCTGCGCCGGTCGTCGCCGCAGGGTCTCGCGGAGACGAAGGCGCTGCTCACGGCTAAGGTGCTGGAGGCCTTCGACCGGGACGCGGCGGATCTGACCGCGCTCTCGGCCCGGCTGTTCTCCTCGGCCGAGGCGCGCGAGGGGATGTCGGCCTTCCTCGAACGACGGGATCCCGCATGGGTGGTGTGA
- a CDS encoding acyl-CoA dehydrogenase family protein: MSAAVTETDEHKALRSAVAALGRRYGREYLAKVVAEGGHPDELWSEAGKLGYLGVNLPEEYGGGGGGIAELSIVLEELGAAGCPLLMMVVSPAICGTVIARFGTEEQKRAWLPGLSDGSRTMAFGITEPDAGSNSHRITTTARRDGTDWVLSGRKVFISGVDIADATLIVGRTEDARTGSLKPCLFIVPRDAEGFGRRQIDMELHGAEKQFELTLDEVRLPAGALVGHEDAGLLQLFAGLNPERVMTAAFAIGMGRYALARAVEYARERTVWKAPIGAHQAIAHPLAQAHIEVELARLMMQKAAFLYDEGDDVGAGEAANMAKYAAGEACVRAVDQAVHTLGGNGLTREFGLASLITASRVSRIAPVSREMILNYVSHQTLGLPKSY, from the coding sequence ATGAGTGCTGCTGTCACCGAGACCGATGAACACAAGGCGCTTCGATCGGCCGTCGCCGCGCTGGGCAGGCGGTACGGCCGGGAGTATCTGGCGAAGGTCGTCGCGGAGGGGGGACATCCGGACGAGCTGTGGTCGGAGGCGGGGAAGCTCGGCTATCTGGGGGTGAACCTGCCGGAGGAGTACGGCGGTGGGGGCGGTGGGATAGCGGAGCTGTCGATCGTCCTGGAGGAGCTGGGGGCGGCGGGGTGTCCGCTGCTGATGATGGTGGTGTCGCCGGCGATCTGCGGGACGGTGATCGCCCGGTTCGGTACGGAGGAGCAGAAGCGGGCGTGGCTGCCGGGGTTGTCGGACGGTTCGCGGACGATGGCGTTCGGGATCACGGAGCCGGACGCGGGGTCGAACTCGCACCGGATCACGACGACGGCCCGTCGGGACGGTACGGACTGGGTGCTGAGCGGGCGGAAGGTGTTCATCTCGGGGGTGGACATCGCGGACGCGACGCTGATCGTGGGGCGTACGGAGGATGCGCGGACGGGGAGCCTGAAGCCGTGCCTGTTCATCGTGCCGCGGGACGCTGAGGGGTTCGGGCGGCGGCAGATCGACATGGAACTGCACGGCGCGGAGAAGCAGTTCGAGCTGACCCTGGACGAGGTGCGGCTGCCGGCGGGCGCGCTGGTGGGTCATGAGGACGCGGGGCTGCTGCAGTTGTTCGCGGGGCTGAATCCGGAGCGGGTGATGACGGCGGCGTTCGCGATCGGCATGGGCCGGTACGCGCTGGCGCGGGCGGTGGAGTACGCGCGGGAGCGGACGGTGTGGAAGGCGCCGATCGGGGCGCATCAGGCGATCGCGCATCCGTTGGCGCAGGCGCACATCGAGGTGGAGCTGGCGCGGCTGATGATGCAGAAGGCGGCGTTCCTGTACGACGAAGGGGACGACGTGGGGGCGGGTGAGGCGGCGAACATGGCGAAGTACGCGGCGGGTGAGGCGTGTGTGCGGGCGGTGGACCAGGCGGTGCACACGCTGGGCGGGAACGGTCTGACGCGGGAGTTCGGTCTGGCGTCGCTGATTACGGCGTCGCGCGTGTCTCGTATCGCGCCGGTGAGCCGGGAGATGATTCTGAACTACGTCTCCCATCAGACCCTGGGTCTGCCCAAGTCGTACTGA
- a CDS encoding acyl-CoA carboxylase subunit beta → MTVLSSALDPTSAEYAEYRAGMLGKLAELDAEHGKALAGGGEKYVERHRKRGKLTARERIELLLDDDTPFLELSPLAAWGSEYTVGASLVTGIGVVEGVECLITANDPTVRGGASNPWSLKKALRANDIALANRLPCISLVESGGADLPSQKEIFIPGGAIFRDITRLSAAGIPTVAVVFGNSTAGGAYVPGMSDHVIMVKDRAKVFLGGPPLVKMATGEESDDESLGGAEMHARVSGLADYFAVDERDALRQARRVVARLNHRKAYADPGVVEPPKYDVEELLGIVPGDLRHPFDPREVIARVVDGSDFDEFKPLYGTSLVTGWASLHGYPVGVLANAQGVLFSAESQKAAQFIQLANQRDIPLVFLHNTTGYMVGREYEQGGIIKHGAMMINAVSNSRVPHLSVLMGASYGAGHYGMCGRAYDPRFLFAWPSAKSAVMGPQQLAGVLSIVARQSAVAKGRPYDDDADAALRAMVEQQIESESLPMFLSGRLYDDGVIDPRDTRTVLGLCLSAIHSAPFEGARGGFGVFRM, encoded by the coding sequence GTGACTGTGCTTTCCTCCGCGCTCGATCCGACGAGTGCCGAGTACGCGGAGTACCGGGCGGGCATGCTCGGCAAGCTCGCGGAGTTGGATGCCGAGCATGGGAAGGCGTTGGCGGGGGGTGGTGAGAAGTATGTGGAGCGGCATCGGAAGCGGGGGAAGCTGACCGCCCGTGAGCGGATCGAGCTCCTTCTCGATGATGACACCCCCTTCCTCGAATTGTCGCCGCTTGCCGCATGGGGCAGCGAATACACCGTAGGAGCCTCGCTCGTCACCGGTATCGGGGTCGTGGAGGGCGTCGAGTGCCTGATCACGGCGAACGATCCGACGGTGCGTGGTGGTGCGAGCAATCCGTGGAGTCTGAAGAAGGCGCTGCGCGCGAACGACATCGCGCTCGCGAACCGGCTGCCGTGTATCAGTCTGGTGGAGTCGGGGGGTGCGGATCTGCCGTCGCAGAAGGAGATCTTCATTCCGGGTGGCGCCATTTTCCGTGACATCACGCGGTTGTCGGCGGCGGGGATTCCCACGGTGGCCGTCGTGTTCGGGAATTCGACGGCCGGCGGTGCGTATGTCCCCGGGATGTCGGACCACGTGATCATGGTGAAGGACCGGGCGAAGGTCTTTCTGGGCGGGCCGCCGCTGGTGAAGATGGCGACGGGTGAGGAGAGCGACGACGAGTCGCTGGGCGGTGCCGAGATGCACGCCCGCGTGTCGGGGCTGGCGGACTATTTCGCCGTCGACGAGCGGGACGCGCTGCGGCAGGCACGCCGGGTGGTGGCACGGCTCAATCACCGCAAGGCGTACGCGGATCCGGGGGTGGTGGAGCCGCCCAAGTACGACGTGGAGGAGCTGCTCGGGATCGTTCCGGGGGATCTGCGGCATCCGTTCGATCCGCGGGAGGTGATCGCGCGGGTGGTGGACGGTTCGGACTTCGACGAGTTCAAGCCGCTGTACGGGACGAGCCTGGTGACCGGGTGGGCGTCGCTGCACGGTTATCCGGTGGGGGTGCTGGCGAACGCGCAGGGGGTGTTGTTCAGCGCGGAGTCGCAGAAGGCGGCGCAGTTCATCCAGTTGGCGAATCAGCGGGACATTCCGCTGGTGTTCCTGCACAACACGACGGGCTACATGGTGGGCCGGGAGTACGAGCAGGGCGGGATCATCAAGCACGGCGCGATGATGATCAACGCGGTGAGCAATTCGCGGGTTCCGCATCTGTCGGTGCTGATGGGCGCTTCGTACGGGGCGGGGCATTACGGGATGTGCGGGCGTGCCTATGATCCGCGGTTCCTGTTCGCGTGGCCGAGTGCGAAGTCGGCGGTGATGGGGCCGCAGCAGTTGGCGGGTGTGCTGTCGATCGTGGCGCGGCAGTCGGCGGTGGCGAAGGGGCGTCCGTACGACGACGACGCGGATGCCGCGTTGCGGGCGATGGTGGAGCAGCAGATCGAGTCGGAGTCGTTGCCGATGTTCTTGTCGGGGCGGTTGTACGACGACGGGGTGATCGATCCGCGGGACACCCGCACGGTGCTGGGTCTGTGTCTGTCCGCGATCCACTCGGCGCCTTTCGAGGGTGCGCGGGGTGGTTTCGGCGTCTTCCGGATGTGA
- a CDS encoding ATP-binding protein — protein sequence MISSLLVANRGEIACRVFRTCRELGVRTVAVCSDADEGALHARDADVVVRLPGASPAETYLRGDLIVAAALRAGADAVHPGYGFLSENAGFARAVLDAGLVWVGPSPEAIESMASKTRAKKLMGLAPLERVTAGDLPVLVKAAAGGGGRGMRVVRDLAELDGALEGARAEALSAFGDGEVFVEPFVEGGRHVEVQILADAHGTVWPLGTRDCSLQRRHQKVIEEAPAPGLGGLTESLYALAVRAARAVDYVGAGTVEFLVADGRAHFLEMNTRLQVEHPVTEAVFGVDLVALQLRVAEGERLEGDPPVARGHAVEARLYAEDPAAGWAPQTGRLHRFGVPEGVRLDTGVVDGDVVGVHYDPMLAKVVAHAGSRAAAVRKLAGALERALVHGPVTNRDLLVRSLRHEEFVGARMDTGFYDRHLEALTEPVVDRLAPLAAALADGFGRSRFGGWRNVASQPLVKRYRMAGVEHEAAYRYTRRGPVADGVRVLHVDAGRVVLEVDGVRRTFAVAAYGDGRVFVNDVVLTVVPRFPDAAADRAPGSLLAPMPGTVVRVAEGLAVGSEVRAGEPLLWLEAMKMEHRISAPAAGTLTALRVVVGQQVEVGALLAVVREAGDEGPPESVS from the coding sequence GTGATTTCGAGTCTGTTGGTGGCGAACCGGGGCGAGATCGCCTGTCGGGTGTTCCGTACGTGCCGTGAGCTGGGGGTGCGGACGGTGGCGGTGTGTTCGGACGCCGATGAGGGTGCGTTGCATGCGCGGGATGCGGATGTGGTGGTGCGGTTGCCGGGTGCTTCGCCTGCGGAGACGTATCTGCGGGGGGATCTGATCGTGGCGGCGGCGTTGCGTGCGGGGGCGGACGCGGTGCATCCGGGGTACGGGTTCCTGTCGGAGAACGCCGGCTTTGCGCGGGCGGTGCTCGACGCGGGTCTGGTGTGGGTGGGTCCGTCGCCGGAGGCGATCGAGTCGATGGCGTCGAAGACGCGGGCGAAGAAGCTGATGGGGCTCGCGCCGTTGGAGCGGGTGACGGCGGGGGATCTGCCGGTGCTGGTGAAGGCGGCGGCGGGGGGTGGCGGGCGGGGGATGCGGGTCGTCCGTGATCTTGCGGAGCTGGACGGTGCGTTGGAGGGGGCGCGGGCGGAGGCGCTGAGCGCGTTCGGGGACGGTGAGGTGTTCGTCGAGCCGTTCGTGGAGGGCGGCCGGCATGTGGAGGTGCAGATCCTGGCGGACGCGCACGGGACGGTGTGGCCGCTCGGGACGCGGGACTGTTCGTTGCAGCGGCGGCATCAGAAGGTGATCGAGGAGGCGCCGGCGCCGGGTCTGGGTGGTCTGACGGAGTCGTTGTACGCGTTGGCGGTGCGGGCGGCGCGTGCGGTGGACTACGTGGGTGCGGGGACGGTGGAGTTCCTGGTCGCGGACGGGCGGGCGCATTTTCTGGAGATGAACACGCGGCTCCAGGTGGAGCATCCGGTGACGGAGGCGGTGTTCGGGGTCGATCTGGTGGCGTTGCAGTTGCGGGTGGCGGAGGGGGAGCGGCTGGAGGGTGATCCGCCGGTGGCGCGGGGTCATGCGGTGGAGGCCCGGTTGTACGCGGAGGATCCGGCGGCGGGTTGGGCGCCGCAGACGGGTCGGCTGCACCGGTTCGGGGTCCCGGAGGGTGTGCGGCTGGACACGGGTGTCGTCGACGGTGATGTGGTGGGGGTGCATTACGACCCGATGCTGGCGAAGGTCGTCGCGCATGCCGGGTCGCGTGCGGCGGCGGTGCGGAAGCTGGCGGGTGCGCTGGAGCGGGCGTTGGTGCACGGGCCGGTGACGAACCGGGATCTGCTGGTGCGGTCGTTGCGGCACGAGGAGTTCGTGGGGGCCCGGATGGACACGGGGTTCTACGACCGTCATCTGGAGGCGTTGACGGAGCCGGTGGTGGACCGGCTGGCGCCGCTCGCGGCGGCGCTGGCGGACGGGTTCGGGCGGTCGCGGTTCGGTGGCTGGCGGAACGTGGCGTCGCAGCCGTTGGTGAAGCGGTACCGGATGGCGGGTGTCGAGCACGAGGCGGCGTACCGGTACACGCGGCGGGGTCCGGTGGCGGACGGGGTGCGGGTGCTGCACGTCGACGCGGGTCGGGTGGTGCTCGAAGTGGACGGTGTGCGGCGGACGTTCGCGGTCGCGGCGTACGGGGACGGCCGGGTGTTCGTGAACGACGTGGTGCTGACGGTGGTCCCGCGTTTCCCGGACGCGGCGGCGGACCGGGCGCCGGGGTCGTTGCTGGCGCCGATGCCGGGGACGGTGGTCCGGGTGGCGGAGGGTCTCGCGGTGGGGTCCGAAGTCCGTGCGGGTGAGCCGTTGTTGTGGCTGGAGGCGATGAAGATGGAGCACCGGATCTCGGCGCCCGCGGCGGGGACACTGACGGCGTTGCGGGTCGTGGTCGGGCAGCAGGTGGAGGTGGGTGCCCTGCTGGCCGTGGTGCGGGAGGCGGGGGACGAGGGGCCGCCGGAGTCGGTCTCGTAA